The Desulfoscipio gibsoniae DSM 7213 genome contains a region encoding:
- the modA gene encoding molybdate ABC transporter substrate-binding protein — MNIKPIKHLLVLLMILIASAQLAGCSGGSPKESPGENSAAEQTDKDKAVLFAYVGANIKEPVVELAREYEENTGNKVEMTFNNAGALINQLETTERGDIFMPGGITYIQKVQEKGYIADYVSPIAYHTPVIIVPRGNPAKIHNINDLAKPGVKLVLPDKEATAIGRTVYKMFTELGIAGEIENNTLTVVETVPKVITTITMGQGDAGIAEYSNYYKNRDKLDLVEIDPEINAPEQIPCALLTYSNNKELANDFLDFMYKNGPDVFAKYGFQTK, encoded by the coding sequence TTGAATATTAAACCGATTAAACACCTTTTAGTGCTTTTAATGATATTAATTGCGTCGGCACAGCTCGCCGGATGCAGCGGCGGCAGCCCGAAGGAATCCCCCGGGGAAAATTCCGCCGCTGAACAAACGGATAAAGATAAGGCCGTGTTGTTTGCTTACGTAGGTGCCAACATCAAAGAGCCGGTGGTTGAATTAGCGAGGGAATATGAAGAGAATACCGGCAACAAAGTGGAAATGACTTTTAATAATGCGGGGGCTTTGATCAACCAGTTGGAAACCACCGAACGCGGAGACATTTTTATGCCCGGAGGCATTACCTATATTCAAAAGGTCCAAGAAAAAGGATACATTGCCGATTATGTAAGTCCTATCGCCTACCATACACCGGTAATAATTGTTCCTCGGGGGAATCCGGCAAAGATTCATAATATAAACGACCTGGCCAAACCGGGAGTGAAACTGGTGTTACCGGACAAAGAAGCTACTGCCATCGGACGTACCGTTTATAAAATGTTCACCGAGCTGGGTATCGCCGGGGAAATTGAAAACAATACACTAACCGTGGTCGAAACGGTACCCAAGGTTATAACCACCATTACCATGGGTCAGGGTGATGCAGGAATTGCCGAGTACAGCAACTACTATAAAAACCGCGATAAACTTGATTTAGTGGAAATAGACCCGGAAATAAACGCCCCTGAGCAAATACCCTGTGCCTTGCTGACATACTCAAACAATAAAGAACTGGCCAACGACTTTCTTGACTTTATGTATAAAAATGGTCCTGACGTATTTGCCAAATACGGCTTTCAAACTAAATAA
- a CDS encoding ABC transporter permease, translated as MTVFMLLLIGGLFIYGNWTAITDICHNAEFHFAIIFTLWTTVLATLLAGLTAIPCGYLLARYNFPGKVLVDTLMDVPIVLPPLVSGVALLILFGPILGDSLAKIGLDIVFSERGVVVAQWFIATPFAIKTFKNAFSSIDLRLEKMARTLGYPPEKVFLRVSLPLAKNGLLGGLTMAWARTLGEFGATAMLAGIVRMKTETLSVAVFLNMSIGDLQFSLVMAIIMLLLALALLTILKIVTKTEVHL; from the coding sequence ATGACAGTGTTCATGCTGCTATTAATCGGCGGCCTTTTTATTTATGGTAATTGGACTGCTATAACCGATATATGTCACAACGCGGAATTTCACTTTGCGATTATCTTCACCCTGTGGACAACCGTGCTGGCTACCCTGCTGGCAGGGCTAACGGCTATTCCATGCGGTTACCTCCTGGCCCGGTATAACTTTCCAGGCAAGGTGCTGGTTGATACCCTGATGGATGTACCAATTGTTCTGCCACCCCTGGTTAGCGGAGTAGCGCTATTGATACTCTTCGGACCCATTCTTGGTGATAGTCTGGCCAAGATCGGCCTTGACATAGTGTTTTCCGAACGGGGTGTAGTGGTGGCCCAATGGTTTATTGCTACACCGTTCGCCATAAAAACTTTTAAAAATGCTTTTTCCAGCATTGACCTGCGGCTGGAAAAAATGGCCCGCACTTTAGGCTACCCACCCGAAAAAGTGTTTTTAAGGGTTAGCCTGCCGCTGGCTAAAAATGGCTTATTGGGGGGCCTTACCATGGCTTGGGCCAGAACACTGGGTGAGTTCGGCGCAACAGCCATGCTGGCCGGCATTGTCAGAATGAAAACCGAAACACTGTCCGTGGCTGTGTTTTTGAATATGTCCATCGGTGACCTGCAATTCTCCCTGGTTATGGCGATAATTATGTTGCTATTAGCCCTGGCACTGTTAACCATATTAAAAATTGTCACTAAAACCGAGGTGCACTTATGA
- a CDS encoding ABC transporter ATP-binding protein, which translates to MNNLLTVRNLHVKAGNFALQNINFNLKHNDYMVILGPTGCGKTLLLESIAGHHTPNKGAIIMQGKDITKLPPEKRQLGFAYQDNPLYPFLSVRENILFGARARKLESDKQTLRYMEQLIETMGLTHLLERPPHFLSGGERQRVSLARALLTRPALLLLDEPLSALDPQTRLLIQNLLKEIHHKEKLGIIHVTHDFTEAMHLGTQIILIKNGQIEQVDTPRDLFFRPATPFAAQFLGRKNITSHKTRQPTGQASLKCHDGQIIRSSPNCWPVFVDSISFNGSYVEILCSGNGYWKVIIPLTKWQDLNLARGDTLQLSINPEDINISSSESHMEQPGVSL; encoded by the coding sequence ATGAACAACTTACTGACAGTGCGCAACCTGCACGTTAAAGCAGGCAATTTCGCATTGCAAAATATTAACTTTAACCTTAAACACAATGACTATATGGTTATCCTCGGTCCCACCGGGTGCGGCAAAACCCTTTTACTGGAAAGCATCGCCGGTCACCACACCCCCAACAAAGGCGCTATAATTATGCAGGGAAAGGATATAACCAAGTTGCCACCTGAAAAAAGGCAGCTGGGTTTTGCTTATCAGGATAACCCTCTGTATCCTTTTTTATCGGTCAGGGAAAATATTTTATTCGGTGCCCGGGCCCGGAAGTTGGAATCAGATAAGCAGACCCTCCGGTATATGGAGCAACTTATTGAAACAATGGGATTAACCCATTTACTGGAAAGGCCGCCGCATTTTTTAAGCGGTGGAGAAAGACAGCGGGTATCACTGGCCAGAGCCTTACTAACTCGCCCGGCCCTGCTGCTATTAGATGAACCACTTTCGGCGTTGGATCCACAAACACGCCTCTTAATACAGAATTTATTAAAAGAAATTCACCATAAAGAAAAACTTGGTATTATTCATGTAACCCATGATTTCACCGAAGCCATGCATCTGGGCACTCAAATCATACTCATTAAAAACGGCCAAATTGAACAGGTAGACACCCCCCGGGATTTATTTTTTCGCCCCGCCACACCATTTGCAGCACAATTTCTCGGCAGGAAGAACATTACCTCCCACAAAACTCGCCAACCGACCGGACAAGCAAGCCTTAAATGTCATGACGGGCAAATTATACGGAGTTCACCTAATTGCTGGCCGGTATTCGTTGACAGTATATCTTTCAACGGATCATACGTAGAAATTTTATGCAGCGGCAACGGTTACTGGAAAGTCATTATACCTTTAACCAAATGGCAAGATTTAAATTTAGCCCGGGGTGATACCCTGCAACTGTCCATCAACCCGGAGGACATCAATATAAGCTCCTCCGAATCACATATGGAACAACCCGGCGTCAGCCTATAA
- a CDS encoding DUF1540 domain-containing protein, protein MPRIKCSVKGCLYQEGTECRASSIQVKPTDPDLMTSVTDDTACQTFKPRVSMIEDL, encoded by the coding sequence TTGCCCAGAATTAAATGTTCAGTAAAAGGTTGTCTGTACCAGGAAGGTACCGAATGTAGAGCTTCCAGCATCCAAGTTAAACCTACGGATCCTGATCTGATGACCAGCGTTACCGATGATACCGCTTGCCAGACATTTAAACCGCGCGTATCTATGATTGAGGACTTATAA